The following coding sequences are from one Triticum aestivum cultivar Chinese Spring chromosome 5A, IWGSC CS RefSeq v2.1, whole genome shotgun sequence window:
- the LOC123103004 gene encoding HVA22-like protein i isoform X2, translating to MLEPRRRVLVAMSTVVERFVDWMVSWLLMYGEAKLLLVIYLWHPSTRGAGHVYDGFLHLLVALHEADIDRGLLELMARARDVTTSQLKAVAAIGQVWLVEAARCVSLQLQAARSGREGATH from the exons ATGCTCGAGCCCCGAAGAAG GGTTCTGGTGGCGATGTCGACGGTCGTCGAGAGGTTCGTGGACTGGATGGTGTCGTGGCTGCTGATGTACGGAGAGGCGAAGCTGCTGCTCGTCATCTACCTCTGGCACCCCAGCACACGG GGTGCGGGGCATGTGTACGATGGCTTCCTCCATCTGTTGGTGGCGTTACACGAGGCCGACATCGACCGGGGCCTGCTTGAGCTGATGGCTAGGGCGAGGGACGTGACGACGTCACAACTCAAGGCGGTGGCTGCCATCGGTCAAGTGTGGCTAGTCGAGGCTGCCCGCTGTGTTTCGTTGCAGTTGCAGGCCGCGAGATCAGGCCGGGAAGGCGCCACGCATTGA